GCAGGACGCAACAAACGGCCATTGAGCTCATAGCCCTTTTGCAGAACCACCATCACATGATTGGCGGGCACCTCGGGATTTGGCTGCATGCCAATGGCCTGGTGCTGCTCTGGGTTAAAGGGCTGGCCCATAGGGTCCACCACTTTCACGCCAAACTTTTCCACGGCATTGACCAAGGTCTTCATGGTCAGAGACACGCCTTCGTACATGGCCTTGGTGGCTTCGTCTTCGGCGTTGGTGCCTGCCAGTGCGCGCTCCATGTTATCCAGGACCGGCAACAGCTCGTTGGCAAATTTTTCGAGGGCAAACTTGTTGGCCTTTTCCACATCCATGGCGGCGCGGCGACGGATGTTATCCACTTCAGCGGCGGCACGGACAACAGAGTCCTTTTGCTCTTCCACCTTGGCCTCGGCAGCGGCCAGAGCCTGCTCCAACTCCTCGATACGGAAGTTTGCCTGGGTCAGCTCATCTACCAGCGCCGCCTCATCAGTGACGACTTCGGTGTCCTGTACCTGTTCCAGGGGCTCTTGTTGGGGGTTGGTCGATTCGTTGCTCATCTCTACTCCAAGCTAAAAATGCTTTGTTTCTGCATACACAGGGCATATTATGGGGATCAATTCTGGCGTTTCAAGGCCTTGAAGGCGCAGTTTCCGCGATATGACATCCCAATTCCACACCATCGGCCTGATCGGCAAACCCCACCACAACGGTACCAACCTGACGCTCAAGCGTTTACATCACTGGCTCGGCAGTCAGGGATATGAGGTGCTTGTGGAAGAAAGGGTCGCCGGTGAGCTGGGTGCCAAGGTCGAAGCGGTCGATTTATTGGCCATAGGCAATCGCTGTGATTTGGCCATTGTGGTGGGTGGCGATGGCAATATGCTGGGCGCTGCCCGGGTGCTGGCCCGCTTCGATGTGGGCGTGATCGGGGTTAACCGCGGCAATCTGGGATTTCTGACCGACCTGCCACCCGATGGCTTTGAAGAAAGCCTGGCGGCCGTGCTCGATGGCGAGTTTATCACCGAGCACAGATTTCTGCTTGAAGCGGAAGTACACCGCCATGGCACCATGAAAGCCAGTAACACCGCCGTCAACGAGGCCGTACTGCACCCGGGCAAAATTGCCCACATGATTGAGTACGAAGTCTATATCGACAATCAGTTTATGTACTCTCAGCGTGCCGACGGCATGATAGTCTCTACCCCCACAGGCTCTACGGCCTACTCGCTGTCAGCGGGCGGCGCCATCTTGACTCCCAACCTTCAGGCGCTGATTTTGGTGCCCATGTTCCCCCATACCCTCTCCTGCCGCCCGATAGTGGTGGACGCTAATTCCACCATCAAACTGGTGGTCTCACCGGAAAATGGTGAGAACCTGGAAGTGAGCTGCGATGGTCACGTCACCCTGGCTGTCTTGCCCGGGGATGAAATTTTTATTCGCCAAAGCAGTGAACGCCTGCGCCTGATCCATCCCAAAAACTACAATTACTTCCACGTACTGAGAAACAAACTGGGTTGGGGCAGCAAACTTTTCTGATTATCCCCTGAAATAAAACCAGTTGAGTTTCAAAACCGAAACTCAACAAGACTTTTACCAGTACAGTCCAACCCTGTAGCTGTGGCAACGCTCAACCACGCGTCGAATTTGAAGCGAAAAAATAACAATCAATATCAGTAAATTAACATCACACTCCCGTTTAAAATCAATTGGTCTTACCAAATTTTGTGATGAAGCACTCATTAGCAACAGCTGATTGATGACGAGTTAAACTACAAGGCTGAAATAATAGGATCAGATTTTTCCGTTTATGCCATCATAGCGGGCTTTTTTGCACATAAATAAATAGAACCACAGGTTCTTATTACCTAATGCGATAAAGGATGCCAAAACAAAGCCGACAGAGATCACATTCCAGCCAAAAGGCGACTGGAGCGAACTCCCAATGCCTGATATTGCTCAGGGGTTTATTGTTACCAATGATCTGTATCAAGTTTTTGATCGGCCAAACAACGTTTATTTAGCCATGCAAATCGCCGCGCAAAACAATAATCAGGGCGATGGGTCGACAGCGATGTCGGCAAAAACACGCAACCAAAGAAGAGGCAATCATGACATTCGTTCAACTTCTCGCCAGCTTGTCGCCTGTGATCAGCGTTATGCTGTTCCTGGTGCTGCTCAGGCTCCCTGCATCCAAGGCCATGCCCATTTCGGCGGTGGTCACGGCGCTCGCCGCCATTCTGGTCTGGCAAATGGATACCCAAATGCTGGCCGCTTCCGTGGTGGAGGGCCTGCTGTCTGCCCTGACGCCACTGTCCATCATCTTCGGGGCAGTGTTCCTGCTGAACACCCTCAAGTATTCCGGTGCCATGGATACCATCCGCGCCGGTTTTACCAATATCAGTGCTGATGCACGGGTGCAGGTCATCATCATCTGCTGGCTGTTCGGCGCCTTTATTGAAGGTTCGGCTGGCTTTGGTACGCCGGCCGCCATTGGCGCGCCCTTGTTGGTACTGCTGGGCATTCCACCTGTGGCCGCAGCGGTGGTGGCACTCATTGCCGACTCCGCCAGTGTGTCTTTCGGTGCCATCGGCTTGCCAGTGCTCTTTGGTATGGAGCAAGGCCTGATTGAAGGCGGTACCAGCATGGCGGCAGCTCAGATAGCCGAACATGGTGGCCATTTCAGCGACTATGCCCGCTATATCGCCATGCACATGATTAGCATCGACCTTATTACAGGAACCCTGATCCCACTGGTCATGGTCACTGTCCTGACCGGTTTCTTCGGCCGTAAGAAGTCCTTTGCCGAAGGCCTCGCCATCTGGAAATTTGCCATCTTTGCCGGCCTTGCCTTTACTGTGCCTGCGTGGATCATCAACTTTATCGCCGGTCCCGAGTTTCCTTCGGTAATCGGTGCCCTGCTTGGTATGGCGATGGTCATCCCGGTTGCCCGCAAAGGCTGGCTGCTGCCCAAAACCTCCTGGCACGATTTCGAAGAATCCACCGAGAACGGTAACGATGTACCCCATACCGAGGTACGTTTCAGCCAGCTGGCTGCCTGGACACCTTACCTGGTGATGGCCGCTCTGCTGGTTGCCAGCCGCACCATAGCGCCCCTCAAAGCCTGGCTTGGCGGCTTTAACATCAGCTGGACTCACTTGTTGGGCACAGATCTGAAGGCCAGCTTTGCTACCCTTTATGCACCGGGCGCCTTCTTTGTGCTGGTGTGTCTGCTGGGTTTTGTGCTGTTCAAAATGCGCTCTGATGCCATGCGCAACTCCGTGACTGTGTCACTCAAGTCCATGATCCCAACAGTGATTTCTCTTGGTGCCTCTGTGCCCATGGTGAAAATCTTCCTGAACTCAGGCGCCAATGAGGCGGGACTCGCCTCCATGCCTGTAGCGCTGGCCGATATGCTCGCGGGCTCCATGGGCGCCGTATGGAACTGGATGGCGCCAGTGGTCGGTATCTTCGGAGCCTTCCTGTCCGGCAGCGCCACCTTCTCCAACATGATGTTCTCTGGCCTGCAGTACAGCGTGGCCGACAACATTGGCGCCAACCATGCGTTGACCCTGGCGCTGCAAGGCATAGGCGCCAACGCCGGTAACATGATGTGCGTCATGAACGTGGTCGCCGCCGCGACCGTGGTGGGCATGGCTGGACGTGAGTCAGAAATTATCCGCAAGACCATGCCGGTTGCGCTGGGGTATGCCCTACTTGCCGGAACCATAGCAACCCTTTGGGGCGGATTCTAATCCCGCCGAAGCCATAAAGGGCCAGCCTGGTTTGGCTGGCCCAAAGGATTGACGACTCCAACTTGAGTCACCTGTGTAGAGAGCAAACTATGTCTGTCGATTACAAAGCGGTTATCGAGGCGCTCAAAAGCCGTTTGGGCCCCCAAGCAGTCAGTGACGATCCCGTCAGGCGTTTCGCCTGGTCAACGGACGCCAGCTATTTTCGTATTGTTCCCGAAGTAGTCGTGCATGCCGACTCCCTCGATGAGGTACAGCAAACCCTGGCTATCGCCAGAGAGCATGGCGCTCCTGTCACCTTCCGCGCCGCCGGTACCAGTCTGTCTGGCCAGGCCATTGGCCCGGGTATCCTGTTGATGCTCGGCCATGATGGCTTTCGCCAACTGAAAGTCAGCAGCGATGGCACCAAGGTGAGCCTGGGCGCGGCCGTGATTGGCGCCGACGCCAACGCCGCACTGAAGGCACTGGACAAAAAAATCGGACCGGACCCGGCAACCCTGGCATCGGCCATGATAGGTGGCATCGTCAATAACAACGCCTCCGGCATGTGCTGCGGTACCGCACAAAACAGTTACCAGACAATTGACTCTCTGCGTATGGTGTTGGCAGATGGCACAGTGCTGGACACGGGCTCTGAAGCCTCCAGGCAGGCCTTTGAACAGAGCCACGGCGCCCTGTTGAATGACCTGAGCAACCTTGCCGCCATGGTCAAAGCCAACCACGGCCTGGCCGCGCGGATCCGTAAAAAGTACGCCATTAAAAACACCACAGGTTACAGCCTGAACGCCCTGGTGGATTTCAGCTGCCCCTTTGACATCATCAACCACCTGATGGTCGGCAGCGAAGGTACCCTGGGCTTTGTCGAGCAGGTCACCTATCACACTGTGGATGAGGCCCGCTTTAAAGCATCGGCCATGGCGGTGTTTTTCTCGATGGAAGAGGCTGCCAGTGCCATTCCCTTCCTGATTGGCAAGAGCGTGGCCGCTGCCGAGCTGCTGGACTGGGCATCCATTCGTGCCGTTACCGGTAAGAAGGGCATGCCGGACTGGCTCTCAAGCCTGCCCGAAGGCGCAGCCATTTTGCTGATTGAATCCCGCGCCGCCGATGCAGACACGCTTCAGGCCTACACCGAAGAAGTGATTGGCAAGATTGCCCATATCCCAACCGAACGCCCCATCGTGTTCAGTACCGATCCGGCCGTCTACAGCAAGTACTGGGCGATGCGTTCAGGGCTCTTTCCCATCATCGGTGGCGAGCGTCCAAAGGGCAGCTCCGTCATCATTGAAGATGTGGCCTTTGAGGTGCAGCATTTGGCGGCAGCGGCTAAAGACCTCACTGCACTGTTCCATGAGCACGGCTATCCAGAAGGCGTGATTTACGGCCACGCTCTGGCAGGTAACTTCCACTTTATCATTACCCCCACCTTTGCCAGTCAGGGCGACATCGACCGCTTCCACGGCTTTATGCAGGCCGTGGCGGAAATGGTGATCAACAAGTACGACGGCTCCATGAAGGCCGAGCACGGCACTGGCCGCGCGGTCGCCCCCTTTGTGGAAATGGAATGGGGCAGCGAAGCCTATACCCTGATGAAGAGCATCAAGTCGCTGTTTGACCCAAGCGGCCTGTTAAACCCCGGCGTAATCCTCAACGACGACGCCACTGTCCACGTGAAAAACATCAAGCCCTGCCCCGTGGTAGACGACCTGGTGGACAAGTGTATCGAGTGCGGATTCTGCGAAAAAACCTGCCCGACCTCAGCACTGAACCTGACCCCAAGACAGCGTATCGCTACCCTGCGGGAAATCAGCCGCCTCGAGGCGAGCGGTGATGAAGAAGCCGCCAGCCGCATGCGGGATGCCGCCAAGTACGATGTGGTTGACACCTGCGCCGCCTGTCAGCTTTGTACCATCGCCTGCCCGGTGGACAACAGCATGGGCCAACTGGTGCGTAAGCTCAGAACTCCCTATATCAGCACCACAGAGCAAAAAGTGTTGGACTTCCAGGCCAAACACTTTGGCGCTGTTAACCAGGTGATAAGCACAGGCTTTGATACTCTGGGCGTTATTCACAAGCTCACCGGCGACACAGTCACCTCGGCGCTGATGAAAGTAGGCCGCATGGTGTCCAAGGAAGTACCTTACTGGGATCCGAGCTTCCCCAAAGGTGGCGCCCTGCCCAAACTGCCACCACACAAGGTTGGCCAGGAAACCCTGGTGTACTTCCCGGCTTGTGGCGGACGCACCTTCGGCCCCACGCCGCTGGACAAAGACAAACGTCCACTGCCGGAGGTTGTGGTACAGGTGCTTGAGCGCGCCGGCTACAACGTGGTGATCCCCGAACACACCCGCAGTCTCTGCTGTGGCCAGATGTGGGAATCCAAGGGCGATTTCAAGAATGCCGATGGCAAGCGCCGGGAGCTGATTGAGGCGCTCAAGGCCAAGTCGGAAAACGGTAAACTCAAGGTGGTTGTGGATGCCCTGTCCTGTACCAAGCGTACTTTGGGTGGCGATCCGGATGTGGAAATCCTCGACCTGGTGGAGTTTCTGCACGATGACGTACTGTCGCGTCTGAGCATCCGCCAAAAGCCCCTGGTCACCTTGCACCTGGGTTGCAGCGCCCGCCATCTCAAGGTGGAAGCCAAGATGCAGGCCATCGCCGATACCTGCGCCAAAGAGGTGCACAAACCTGCAGGCATTGAGTGTTGCGGCTACGCAGGTGAAAAGGGCCTCTACAAGCCTGAAATCAATGCGTCGGCGCTGAGAAACATCAAAAAGCTGCTGCCTGCTGCAGCCACCGAAGGCTACTATGCCAACCGTATGTGCGAGGTGGGCCTGTCCAAACACAGTGGTATTTCGTACCGCCACCTGGTGTATCTGCTGGAAGAATGCAGCCGCGGATAATCAGCGGTAAACCGGAATAGCTCCAATACAAAAAGCCGTCTAAATGACGGCTTTTTTATTTAAATAACATAATGTTGCAATATTTGCATTTTTGCAAAAAAGCGCCATCGCATTTACTAAATTACCACTATTTTATTGGGGACTTTAGGCCTATAGTGAAATGCCATAACTGGTATGCCTTAACGGCATACTATTCTTTGCATGTCGGCACACATGGGACAATCAACGATGAAAATAGCCCTCTTCACGCCTTGCCTGGTAAACCAGATGATGCCCGAGGTGGCCATTGCCACCCTCTCGCTGCTGGAAAAACTTGGCCATCAGGTCATCTTCCCTCAGGGGCAAACCTGCTGTGGTCAGCCTATGACCAACTCTGGTTGCTTTAACGAAGCCAAAAACACCACCCTGAAACTGCTCAATGCCTTCAAGGGCGTGGAGTGTGATGCCATCGTCTGCCCGGCAGCGTCCTGCCTGGTGGCGGCCAAGGAAAACTTTCACGAGTTCGACAAGAGCCCCGAAGCCCAGGCGGTTATCGACAAGCTCTACGAGCTGACCGAGTTTTTACACGACGTAGCACCCGTGACGCAATTTAACCGTCCTGTGGCGAAAAAGCTCAGCCTGCAGCTGTCCTGCCACGGCATCCGTATGCTGGACCTGGCGGCACCGAGTGAATACATGGGCCCCCGCTACAACAAAATGGAAGCCCTACTGTCACGCATCGACGGCGTAGAGATTTGTTACCCCGAGCGCCTGGATGAATGTTGTGGCTTTGGCGGTACTTTCAGCGTCGATGAGGGCGCTGTATCGGCCAAAATGGGCAAAGACAAGGCCCAGGCCCACGCCAATACCGGAGCGGACTATGTGGTGGGTTTTGACCCCAGCTGCCTGATGCACCTGGACGGTACCATTCGCCGCAGACAATTGCCCATCGAGACCCGCCATCTGGCGCAAATTCTCAACGACGCTCTGTAACAGGGGAAACCGCATGCAAAAAGTCATTCAGACCCATGCCAAAGCCGCCGACATTTTTTGCCGCGACGAAAGCCGCGTAGATTGGCACTCCAAAGCCCTGTGGGTACTCAGGGAAAAACGCGACAGAGCCGCCTCCAGCCTGCCGGAATGGGAAACCTTGCGAGCACTGGGTTCCCAGATAAAACTCCATACCTTAAACCAGTTGCCAGGCTACCTCGAAGCCTTTGAGGCCAAGTGCCTCTCCCAGGGTGTAAAAGTGCACTGGGCCAAAGACGGCGCCGAGCACAATCGCATCGTGCACGATATTCTCTCCCGCCATGGGGTGAAAAAGCTGGTGAAGTCCAAGTCCATGCTCACCGAAGAGTGCCATCTCAATCCGTTCCTCGAGGGAAAAGGCATTGAGGTGATAGATACGGATTTGGGTGAGCGTATTATTCAGCTCAATCATCAGCCGCCTTCCCACATAGTGGTGCCCGCCATTCACATGAAAAAAGAAGAAGTGGGTGACCTCTTTCACGAAAAGCTCGGCACGCCAAAGGGTGAAAGCGACCCCACCCGACTGACCCGTGCTGCCCGTGCGCACCTGCGTGAGCAGTTCCTCAGCGCCGATGCAGCCATGACAGGGGTCAACATGGCTGTCGCCAGTGAAGGGGCGGTTATCGTGTGCACCAACGAAGGCAACGCCGACATGGGCGCCAACCTGCCCAAGCTGCAGCTGCACTCCATGGGCATAGATAAAATCGTGCCGGATCTCGACAGTGCCGCCGTGCTTTTGCGAATGCTGGCCCGCAATGCCACCGGCCAGCCCATCACCACCTATTCCAGCCTGTACCGTACACCCAAGCCCGGTGGCGAGATGCACGTCATCATCGTGGATAATGGCCGCAGCGCCATGATGCGCGACAAACTGCTGGGTGAAGCCCTCAAGTGTATCCGCTGCGGTGGTTGCCTCAATACCTGCCCCGTGTACCGTCGCAGTGGTGGCTACAGCTATGGCCATACCATCCCCGGCCCCATCGGCATTGCCGTGGGTGCCGATGAAGATGACACCCATTCCAGCCCCTGGGCCTGTACCCTGTGTGGCTCCTGCAGCTTTGTGTGCCCCACCAAGGTGCCGCTGGATAAAATCATCTTCCACCGCCGCAGACTCTACGCCGAACGCAAGAGCCTGCCCTATGGCAAGTCAGGCTATATGCCATTGGTGGGCCGCTTTATGGCCAGTCCCTTGCTGCTGGATACCGGCATGGCCGCGGCACGTATTGCACTGAAAATTCTGCCACACAGCCTGCTCAAACCCATGAGCGGTGCCTGGGGTAAATACCGCGAACTGCCTGCTGCGCCCGGCTCCAGTTTCGAAGGCTGGGTGAAAAAGAACAGACCCGAGCTGTTGGTGAAGTCTAAGGGGGAGAAATAAGATGTCCAAACAAGCGATTCTCGAGGCCCTGAAATCCTCCGCCATGGAAAAAGTGGCCATGCCAACCATAGACATAGCGCCGGTAACGACAGACCTTAAGGCATACCTGGCCCAGAGCCTGGCCACGGTTGCCGGACGTTTGGAAGACGGTGGTTTGGCCGCGCTGAATGCCCGTGTTCTTGAGCTGATGGCCGGTGGCAACAAGGTGCTGTCGACCCTGGCAGACGTACCGGGTAACCACAATGGCGCTGACGACCCACACGGCCTAGCCGATGTGGACTTTGCTGTCATAAAAGGCGAGTTCGCCGTGGCCGAAAACGGCGCCGTCTGGGTAGCAGAAACGGCGCTGAGTCAGCGTATCGCTCCCTTTATCTGCGAAAACCTGCTACTGGTGGTGGAAAAGGATGCCATAGTCGCCAATATGCATGAGGCCATGACCCGCCTTGGCAAATTGGATCCGTCCCTGGGGTTTGGGGTATTTATTGCTGGCCCCTCCAAAACCGCCGACATTGAGCAGGCTCTGGTAGTGGGTGCTCACGGCGCCTGCAGCCTGAGTTTATATCTGGTGTAGTGGACACTTCCTTTAGCAACAAAAAACGCCGCATTTATGCGGCGTTTTTTTATTGATGTTATCGCTCTACCCGAAAGTCCAGCCTGACTGAGCTTTCGGCTTTTACCGGCTTGCCATCTTCAAACTTGGGGGCATAGCGCCAGGCGCTGAGAGCCTCCATTGAGGCCTTTTCAAAACCCTTGCCACCTTCTGAGTCGAGCACTTTGGGGTCGCGAACCATACCCATTTCATCTACCGTAAAGCTGATTTCAGCCCAGCCACTCTTGCCTCGTCTGACAAGCTCCATTGGAAACTCAGGATTCTTACGGAACAGTGGCGTCTGCTCCTGATTATCATCCCAGGGCTTCATGCTGC
This portion of the Shewanella amazonensis SB2B genome encodes:
- the grpE gene encoding nucleotide exchange factor GrpE, which gives rise to MSNESTNPQQEPLEQVQDTEVVTDEAALVDELTQANFRIEELEQALAAAEAKVEEQKDSVVRAAAEVDNIRRRAAMDVEKANKFALEKFANELLPVLDNMERALAGTNAEDEATKAMYEGVSLTMKTLVNAVEKFGVKVVDPMGQPFNPEQHQAIGMQPNPEVPANHVMVVLQKGYELNGRLLRPAMVMVSQGGGVDTQA
- the nadK gene encoding NAD(+) kinase, whose protein sequence is MTSQFHTIGLIGKPHHNGTNLTLKRLHHWLGSQGYEVLVEERVAGELGAKVEAVDLLAIGNRCDLAIVVGGDGNMLGAARVLARFDVGVIGVNRGNLGFLTDLPPDGFEESLAAVLDGEFITEHRFLLEAEVHRHGTMKASNTAVNEAVLHPGKIAHMIEYEVYIDNQFMYSQRADGMIVSTPTGSTAYSLSAGGAILTPNLQALILVPMFPHTLSCRPIVVDANSTIKLVVSPENGENLEVSCDGHVTLAVLPGDEIFIRQSSERLRLIHPKNYNYFHVLRNKLGWGSKLF
- a CDS encoding L-lactate permease; the encoded protein is MTFVQLLASLSPVISVMLFLVLLRLPASKAMPISAVVTALAAILVWQMDTQMLAASVVEGLLSALTPLSIIFGAVFLLNTLKYSGAMDTIRAGFTNISADARVQVIIICWLFGAFIEGSAGFGTPAAIGAPLLVLLGIPPVAAAVVALIADSASVSFGAIGLPVLFGMEQGLIEGGTSMAAAQIAEHGGHFSDYARYIAMHMISIDLITGTLIPLVMVTVLTGFFGRKKSFAEGLAIWKFAIFAGLAFTVPAWIINFIAGPEFPSVIGALLGMAMVIPVARKGWLLPKTSWHDFEESTENGNDVPHTEVRFSQLAAWTPYLVMAALLVASRTIAPLKAWLGGFNISWTHLLGTDLKASFATLYAPGAFFVLVCLLGFVLFKMRSDAMRNSVTVSLKSMIPTVISLGASVPMVKIFLNSGANEAGLASMPVALADMLAGSMGAVWNWMAPVVGIFGAFLSGSATFSNMMFSGLQYSVADNIGANHALTLALQGIGANAGNMMCVMNVVAAATVVGMAGRESEIIRKTMPVALGYALLAGTIATLWGGF
- a CDS encoding FAD-binding and (Fe-S)-binding domain-containing protein, whose amino-acid sequence is MSVDYKAVIEALKSRLGPQAVSDDPVRRFAWSTDASYFRIVPEVVVHADSLDEVQQTLAIAREHGAPVTFRAAGTSLSGQAIGPGILLMLGHDGFRQLKVSSDGTKVSLGAAVIGADANAALKALDKKIGPDPATLASAMIGGIVNNNASGMCCGTAQNSYQTIDSLRMVLADGTVLDTGSEASRQAFEQSHGALLNDLSNLAAMVKANHGLAARIRKKYAIKNTTGYSLNALVDFSCPFDIINHLMVGSEGTLGFVEQVTYHTVDEARFKASAMAVFFSMEEAASAIPFLIGKSVAAAELLDWASIRAVTGKKGMPDWLSSLPEGAAILLIESRAADADTLQAYTEEVIGKIAHIPTERPIVFSTDPAVYSKYWAMRSGLFPIIGGERPKGSSVIIEDVAFEVQHLAAAAKDLTALFHEHGYPEGVIYGHALAGNFHFIITPTFASQGDIDRFHGFMQAVAEMVINKYDGSMKAEHGTGRAVAPFVEMEWGSEAYTLMKSIKSLFDPSGLLNPGVILNDDATVHVKNIKPCPVVDDLVDKCIECGFCEKTCPTSALNLTPRQRIATLREISRLEASGDEEAASRMRDAAKYDVVDTCAACQLCTIACPVDNSMGQLVRKLRTPYISTTEQKVLDFQAKHFGAVNQVISTGFDTLGVIHKLTGDTVTSALMKVGRMVSKEVPYWDPSFPKGGALPKLPPHKVGQETLVYFPACGGRTFGPTPLDKDKRPLPEVVVQVLERAGYNVVIPEHTRSLCCGQMWESKGDFKNADGKRRELIEALKAKSENGKLKVVVDALSCTKRTLGGDPDVEILDLVEFLHDDVLSRLSIRQKPLVTLHLGCSARHLKVEAKMQAIADTCAKEVHKPAGIECCGYAGEKGLYKPEINASALRNIKKLLPAAATEGYYANRMCEVGLSKHSGISYRHLVYLLEECSRG
- a CDS encoding (Fe-S)-binding protein codes for the protein MKIALFTPCLVNQMMPEVAIATLSLLEKLGHQVIFPQGQTCCGQPMTNSGCFNEAKNTTLKLLNAFKGVECDAIVCPAASCLVAAKENFHEFDKSPEAQAVIDKLYELTEFLHDVAPVTQFNRPVAKKLSLQLSCHGIRMLDLAAPSEYMGPRYNKMEALLSRIDGVEICYPERLDECCGFGGTFSVDEGAVSAKMGKDKAQAHANTGADYVVGFDPSCLMHLDGTIRRRQLPIETRHLAQILNDAL
- a CDS encoding lactate utilization protein B — translated: MQKVIQTHAKAADIFCRDESRVDWHSKALWVLREKRDRAASSLPEWETLRALGSQIKLHTLNQLPGYLEAFEAKCLSQGVKVHWAKDGAEHNRIVHDILSRHGVKKLVKSKSMLTEECHLNPFLEGKGIEVIDTDLGERIIQLNHQPPSHIVVPAIHMKKEEVGDLFHEKLGTPKGESDPTRLTRAARAHLREQFLSADAAMTGVNMAVASEGAVIVCTNEGNADMGANLPKLQLHSMGIDKIVPDLDSAAVLLRMLARNATGQPITTYSSLYRTPKPGGEMHVIIVDNGRSAMMRDKLLGEALKCIRCGGCLNTCPVYRRSGGYSYGHTIPGPIGIAVGADEDDTHSSPWACTLCGSCSFVCPTKVPLDKIIFHRRRLYAERKSLPYGKSGYMPLVGRFMASPLLLDTGMAAARIALKILPHSLLKPMSGAWGKYRELPAAPGSSFEGWVKKNRPELLVKSKGEK
- a CDS encoding LutC/YkgG family protein; protein product: MSKQAILEALKSSAMEKVAMPTIDIAPVTTDLKAYLAQSLATVAGRLEDGGLAALNARVLELMAGGNKVLSTLADVPGNHNGADDPHGLADVDFAVIKGEFAVAENGAVWVAETALSQRIAPFICENLLLVVEKDAIVANMHEAMTRLGKLDPSLGFGVFIAGPSKTADIEQALVVGAHGACSLSLYLV